Within the Pseudomonadota bacterium genome, the region GGTGCTGCTGCTGGCGCGGGCGATCGGGCCCGCCGGTGCCGCCAGCTTGCCCTCGGATCCGAATGAGCTCGGCCAGGTGCGGCTGATTGCCGCGACGACCGCCGTCGGCGAGCTGGCGTCCCTTCGCCTCGGGCTCGAATTCCAGCTCGCCCCGGGCTGGAAGACCTATTGGCGCACACCAGGGGATGCCGGCTATGCGCCGCGCCTCGACTGGTCGGGTTCGGAAAATCTGGCCGAGGTGCTGCTCAAATGGCCGCTGCCGGAGCGGTTCAGCCTGTTCGGGCTGGAGACACTCGGCTATGAGGGCACGCCGGTCCTCCCGGTGATCGCCACGCTCAGGGAGCCGGGACGGAAACTCGACCTCACGCTCAAGCTCGACTGGCTGGTGTGCAAGGAGGTCTGCATCCCGATGACCTCGAGCCTGGCGCTGGTCCTGCCCGCGGGACCGGCAAAGGCCAGCGCCGAGGCCCATGAGATCGATCGCTTCAATGCGCGGGTGCCGAGCCCGGCCACCGCCGTCGGCCTGGCGCTCGACAGGATCGAGGCCGCGGGCGAAGGCAATGCGACGCGGCTCACCATCCTGGCACGCGCCGATCCGGCCTTCATCCATCCCGACGTGCTGATCGAGGGCCCGAGCGGCTTCGGCTTCGGCCGGCCTCAAGTCAGGCTCTCCGACAGCGGCAGGCAGGCGCGGTTCACGCTCAGCGCCAGCGGGCCGGATGCCGCTAGTCTCGCCGGCCAGCGGCTGATGCTCACGCTGGTCGACGGCGAGCGCGCGCTCGAAGTCCAGCACCTGGCCGAGGCGCCGGTCCGGAGCTCCCTCGCGCTCGTTCCGATGCTGCTGATCGCGCTGCTGGGCGGACTCGTTTTAAATCTCATGCCTTGCGTGTTGCCGGTCCTGTCGCTGAAGCTGCTGCAGCTGGCACGCCATAGCGGCGCGGAAAGGAGCGCCACCCGGCTCGCCTTCCTCGCCTCGGCCGCCGGCATCGTCGCTTCCTTCCTGCTGCTGGCCCTCGGCGCGATCCTCCTCAAGCGCTGGGGCATGGCGGTCGGCTGGGGCATGCAGTTCCAAGAGCCGGCGTTTCTCGTCTTCATGACCGGCGTGCTGGCCTTCTTCGCCGCGAGCCTGACGGGCCTCGTTCAGCTCCGGCTGCCCTCCGCGCTAGCCGAACCGGCGGCAAGGCCGCATGGGCAGGGTCTGGCCGCCCACTTCTTGACCGGCGTCTTCGCCACGCTGCTGGCGACCCCGTGCTCCGCACCCTTCGTCGGCACCGCACTTGGCTTCGCGCTCAGCCAAGGCCCGGCTGAGATCGCGACGGTTTTCCTCGCCATGGGACTGGGCCTGGCTTTCCCCTATCTCGGGCTCTCGCTGTTCCCGGGACTGGTCACCAAGCTGCCCAGACCCGGTCCCTGGATGATCTGGCTCGAGCGCGTTCTCGCCGCAGCGCTCACCGTGACCGCGCTCTGGCTCACCAGCGTGCTGGCGAGCGAGAGCGGCATCGTTGCGGCGCTTGTCGTGCTCGGGCTCATCGCCGCCGCGCTTGCGGCCTGGGTCATCGTGCCCGGACGGCCCGCCATTGTCGCCGCCTCGGTCCTGGCGCTCGCCGCGTTCTTCGCCCCTGGTCATCTCGGTCCGGGCGGCGCGGCACCGGTTGCCGTGGCTTCAGACTCGCGCTGGCGGGCCTTCGATCGAGAGTCGCTCCGCCGCCTCGTCGGCGAGGGCAAGGTCGTGCTGGTGGACGTGACCGCCGATTGGTGCCTCACCTGCCAGGTGAACAAGCGGATCGTGCTGTCGAGCGAGGC harbors:
- a CDS encoding thioredoxin family protein, with amino-acid sequence MITRPSRLCSGNEKSCLVRLLALAVLLLARAIGPAGAASLPSDPNELGQVRLIAATTAVGELASLRLGLEFQLAPGWKTYWRTPGDAGYAPRLDWSGSENLAEVLLKWPLPERFSLFGLETLGYEGTPVLPVIATLREPGRKLDLTLKLDWLVCKEVCIPMTSSLALVLPAGPAKASAEAHEIDRFNARVPSPATAVGLALDRIEAAGEGNATRLTILARADPAFIHPDVLIEGPSGFGFGRPQVRLSDSGRQARFTLSASGPDAASLAGQRLMLTLVDGERALEVQHLAEAPVRSSLALVPMLLIALLGGLVLNLMPCVLPVLSLKLLQLARHSGAERSATRLAFLASAAGIVASFLLLALGAILLKRWGMAVGWGMQFQEPAFLVFMTGVLAFFAASLTGLVQLRLPSALAEPAARPHGQGLAAHFLTGVFATLLATPCSAPFVGTALGFALSQGPAEIATVFLAMGLGLAFPYLGLSLFPGLVTKLPRPGPWMIWLERVLAAALTVTALWLTSVLASESGIVAALVVLGLIAAALAAWVIVPGRPAIVAASVLALAAFFAPGHLGPGGAAPVAVASDSRWRAFDRESLRRLVGEGKVVLVDVTADWCLTCQVNKRIVLSSEAVRQKLDQKGVVALRADWTRPDAEIADYLASHGRYGIPFNAVYGPGAPDGVLLPELLSEAAVIAAFERAGEPKVAANKT